In Achromobacter xylosoxidans A8, a single window of DNA contains:
- a CDS encoding DciA family protein, giving the protein MRGAGVLATARKHLQIQYAVAAVLPAPLGAVCQVGKLENQCLHLVVPSAAHAAKMRQLAPRIARTLADQGWNLNEIAVKVQAGLPKPGARQPRPPKEAQPLGDTALGAFETLHDNLRPGPLADAVAKLLKHHKSS; this is encoded by the coding sequence ATGCGGGGCGCCGGCGTTCTGGCGACCGCCCGCAAGCACTTGCAAATCCAGTACGCGGTGGCGGCGGTTCTGCCCGCCCCGCTGGGCGCCGTATGCCAGGTGGGCAAGCTGGAAAACCAGTGCCTGCACCTGGTGGTGCCGAGTGCCGCGCATGCGGCCAAGATGCGTCAATTGGCACCGCGCATCGCGCGGACCTTGGCAGACCAAGGCTGGAACCTTAACGAAATCGCCGTCAAGGTACAAGCGGGTTTGCCCAAACCTGGCGCCCGCCAGCCGCGCCCTCCCAAAGAGGCGCAACCACTGGGCGACACCGCCCTGGGCGCGTTCGAGACCCTGCACGACAACCTGCGGCCAGGCCCTCTGGCCGACGCGGTCGCCAAGCTGCTGAAGCACCACAAGAGTAGCTGA
- a CDS encoding M23 family metallopeptidase yields the protein MHARDGRDGHFTLGGARLALFLGGALITAAIFGAALQRYLTPILPAVHTVGWPLAGQPGRDADFLRGNMNLLAAKVGALQAKLVSIDGLGQRVAKVAGVAYTDPELAKQLAVAQPEALTQPEATQVMDDLFTDHPPPSAASAEALGRQLDEIQARLAQQSDNLKLLDAALTKRSADQARMPTAMPITDYPYLSSSYGWRRNPVTGRSAMHEGLDFAAPPGTPILAASGGVVLESKFQPGYGNMVEIDHGDGLITRYAHASSLMVKQGQLVERGQQVARVGSSGRSTGPHLHFEVRLAGQPLDPRLFLGPHQTAPPSAVAHAGQ from the coding sequence ATGCACGCCCGCGACGGGCGGGACGGGCATTTCACCCTGGGCGGCGCGCGCCTCGCGCTGTTTCTGGGGGGCGCCTTGATCACGGCCGCCATCTTTGGCGCCGCGTTACAACGATACCTTACTCCGATCCTGCCGGCCGTACATACCGTGGGCTGGCCGCTGGCGGGCCAACCCGGGCGCGACGCCGATTTCCTGCGCGGAAACATGAATCTGCTGGCCGCCAAGGTGGGGGCGCTGCAGGCCAAGCTGGTAAGCATCGACGGCCTGGGCCAGCGCGTGGCCAAGGTGGCCGGCGTGGCTTACACCGATCCCGAGTTGGCCAAGCAACTGGCCGTGGCGCAGCCCGAGGCGCTGACCCAGCCCGAAGCCACCCAGGTCATGGACGATCTGTTCACCGACCACCCGCCGCCCAGCGCGGCCTCGGCCGAGGCGCTAGGCCGCCAGCTCGACGAGATCCAGGCCAGGCTGGCCCAGCAGTCGGACAATCTGAAGCTGCTGGACGCGGCGCTGACCAAGCGGTCGGCGGACCAGGCGCGCATGCCGACCGCCATGCCCATCACCGATTACCCCTATCTCAGTTCCTCGTACGGTTGGCGCCGCAACCCCGTGACCGGCCGCAGCGCCATGCACGAGGGCCTGGACTTCGCCGCGCCTCCGGGTACGCCCATCCTCGCGGCCTCGGGCGGGGTGGTGCTGGAGTCCAAGTTCCAGCCGGGCTACGGCAATATGGTCGAGATCGATCATGGGGACGGTTTGATCACCCGTTATGCCCACGCTTCCTCCCTGATGGTGAAGCAGGGGCAACTGGTCGAACGCGGCCAGCAGGTGGCCCGCGTAGGCAGTTCCGGCCGTTCCACCGGCCCGCATCTGCACTTCGAGGTCCGCTTGGCCGGGCAGCCGCTGGACCCGCGCCTGTTCCTGGGACCGCATCAGACCGCGCCGCCTTCCGCGGTGGCCCACGCCGGGCAGTGA
- the secA gene encoding preprotein translocase subunit SecA, whose product MVSLLKKLIGSRNDRLLKQYRKLVTQINGLEPKISALSDAELAAKTEEFRSRHAQGTSLDDLLPEAFAVVREAGKRVFGMRHFDVQMLGGIALHSGKIAEMRTGEGKTLMATLPVYLNAIAGKGVHVVTVNDYLARRDAEWMGRLYHFLGLSTGVVVPQQPNEEKKAAYLADITYGTNNEFGFDYLRDNMEYRVEDRRQRGLFYAIVDEVDSILIDEARTPLIISGQAEDHTELYVRMNAVPPLLKRMAHEPKPQEPEPEGDYWVDEKSQQVYLSEAGHENAEGILSRLGILPEGESLYDPRHIALMHHLMVALRANTLFFRDQQYVVQDGEVVIVDEFTGRLMVGRRWSDGLHQAVEAKEGVKIQHENQTLASITFQNYFRMYEKLSGMTGTADTEAYEFQEIYGLETVIIPTNKPMVRKDQNDQVFKTDGEKYNAILEDIRDCHERGQPVLVGTTSIENSELLSGLLKKAKLPHEVLNAKQHAREAEIVAEAGKPGHITIATNMAGRGTDIVLGGSVDKQVDLIRADESLSEAEKDARIAKVRADWKPLNEQVKAAGGLRIIGTERHESRRIDNQLRGRAGRQGDPGSSRFYLSLEDSLMRIFAGDRVRAIMERLKLPEGEPIEAGMVTRSIETAQRKVEGRNFDIRKQLLEYDDVANDQRKVLYSQRNDVLEAASVGATVQNLRDAAVAEMVNTYVPPESVEEQWDVPALQKALEADWHVQLPLTEMLEKEASLTDDDLRERVVGAARDAYQAKVDQVGTESWSQFERSIMLQAIDTHWREHLSALDYLRQGIHLRGYAQKNPKQEYKREAFELFSGMLDRIRDDVVRVLMTVRVQSQEQVEQAEAEAAQPHVQNVQYHHSDYDEALAQSEPEGGAQPVRNALPKVGRNDPCPCGSGKKYKQCHGKLV is encoded by the coding sequence ATGGTTTCTCTGCTCAAAAAACTCATAGGCAGCCGCAACGACCGGCTGCTTAAGCAGTATCGCAAGCTGGTAACCCAGATCAATGGGCTCGAACCCAAGATCTCCGCGCTCTCCGATGCGGAGCTGGCGGCCAAAACCGAGGAATTCCGTTCCCGCCACGCCCAGGGCACATCCCTGGACGATCTGCTGCCCGAAGCGTTCGCGGTTGTGCGCGAAGCGGGCAAGCGGGTGTTCGGCATGCGCCACTTCGACGTGCAGATGCTGGGCGGCATCGCCCTGCACAGCGGCAAGATCGCCGAAATGCGCACGGGCGAAGGCAAGACGCTCATGGCGACCTTGCCGGTCTACCTGAATGCGATCGCCGGCAAGGGCGTGCACGTGGTCACGGTGAACGACTACCTGGCCCGCCGCGACGCCGAATGGATGGGACGCCTGTACCACTTCCTGGGCTTGAGCACGGGCGTGGTGGTGCCGCAGCAGCCCAACGAGGAAAAGAAGGCGGCTTACCTCGCCGACATCACCTACGGCACCAACAACGAATTCGGCTTCGACTACCTGCGCGACAACATGGAATACCGTGTTGAAGACCGTCGCCAGCGCGGGCTGTTCTACGCCATCGTCGACGAAGTGGACTCGATCCTGATCGACGAAGCTCGCACGCCGCTGATCATCTCCGGCCAGGCCGAAGACCACACCGAACTCTACGTCCGCATGAATGCGGTGCCGCCGCTGCTCAAGCGCATGGCCCACGAGCCCAAGCCGCAGGAGCCGGAACCCGAAGGCGACTACTGGGTCGACGAAAAGAGCCAGCAGGTCTACCTGTCCGAAGCCGGGCACGAGAACGCCGAAGGCATCCTGTCGCGCCTGGGTATCCTGCCCGAGGGCGAATCGCTGTACGACCCGCGCCATATCGCGCTGATGCACCACCTGATGGTGGCGCTGCGCGCCAACACGCTGTTCTTCCGCGACCAGCAGTACGTGGTGCAGGACGGCGAAGTGGTGATCGTCGACGAATTCACCGGCCGCCTGATGGTGGGCCGCCGCTGGTCCGATGGCCTGCACCAGGCGGTCGAGGCCAAGGAAGGCGTGAAGATCCAGCACGAGAACCAGACGCTGGCGTCGATCACGTTCCAGAACTACTTCCGCATGTACGAAAAGCTGTCCGGCATGACCGGCACGGCCGATACGGAAGCCTACGAATTCCAGGAAATCTACGGGCTCGAAACGGTCATCATCCCGACCAACAAGCCCATGGTCCGCAAGGATCAGAACGACCAGGTCTTCAAGACCGACGGCGAAAAGTACAACGCCATTCTCGAAGACATCCGCGACTGCCACGAACGCGGCCAGCCGGTGCTGGTGGGTACCACCAGCATCGAAAACTCCGAGCTGCTGTCGGGCCTGCTGAAGAAGGCCAAGCTGCCGCACGAAGTGCTGAACGCCAAGCAGCACGCCCGCGAAGCCGAGATCGTCGCCGAAGCCGGCAAGCCTGGCCACATCACCATCGCCACCAACATGGCGGGCCGCGGCACCGACATCGTGCTGGGCGGCAGCGTCGACAAGCAGGTCGACCTGATCCGCGCCGACGAGTCGCTGTCCGAAGCCGAAAAGGACGCCCGCATCGCGAAGGTGCGCGCCGACTGGAAGCCGCTGAACGAGCAGGTCAAGGCCGCCGGCGGCCTGCGCATCATCGGCACCGAACGCCACGAATCGCGCCGTATCGACAACCAGTTGCGCGGCCGTGCCGGCCGCCAGGGCGATCCGGGCTCGTCGCGCTTCTATTTGTCGCTGGAAGACTCGCTGATGCGCATCTTCGCGGGCGACCGCGTGCGCGCCATCATGGAACGCCTGAAGCTGCCCGAGGGCGAGCCCATCGAGGCCGGCATGGTGACGCGTTCGATCGAGACCGCGCAGCGCAAGGTGGAAGGCCGCAACTTCGACATCCGTAAGCAATTGCTGGAGTACGACGACGTCGCCAACGACCAGCGCAAGGTGCTGTATTCGCAGCGCAATGACGTGCTGGAAGCCGCCAGCGTGGGCGCCACCGTGCAGAACCTGCGCGATGCCGCCGTGGCCGAGATGGTCAACACCTACGTGCCGCCGGAATCGGTGGAAGAACAGTGGGACGTGCCGGCGCTGCAAAAGGCGCTGGAAGCCGACTGGCACGTGCAGTTGCCGCTGACCGAAATGCTGGAAAAGGAAGCCAGCCTGACCGACGACGACCTGCGCGAGCGTGTTGTTGGCGCGGCGCGCGACGCCTACCAGGCCAAGGTCGACCAGGTGGGCACGGAATCGTGGTCGCAGTTCGAGCGTTCGATCATGCTGCAGGCGATCGACACGCATTGGCGCGAGCACCTGTCGGCGCTGGATTACCTGCGCCAGGGCATCCATCTGCGCGGCTATGCGCAGAAGAATCCCAAGCAGGAGTACAAGCGCGAAGCCTTCGAACTGTTCTCGGGCATGCTGGACCGCATCCGCGACGACGTGGTCCGGGTGCTGATGACGGTGCGCGTGCAGTCGCAGGAACAGGTCGAACAGGCCGAGGCCGAAGCGGCGCAGCCGCACGTGCAGAACGTGCAGTATCACCATTCCGATTACGACGAAGCGCTGGCCCAGTCCGAACCGGAAGGCGGCGCCCAGCCCGTGCGCAATGCCTTGCCCAAGGTCGGCCGCAACGACCCGTGCCCTTGCGGCAGCGGCAAGAAGTACAAGCAGTGCCACGGCAAGCTCGTCTGA
- a CDS encoding VOC family protein has translation MLHSVGRTEFDHAVVMVRDRLDALAPHFERQGFHLSDKAVHNLGSCNRLIVLEGTYVELLGWPPGAPPARKEIADSPFGLEALVFRTYDAEATRERLLAAGFAVNPVQELSRPAMLDGQEVQARFHTVRFAEQPLPGIRMYFCRHLTPECVWSPELMAHPNGARSLVRIDARAQDARAVAQQLALVAGVDAEAASGGWDVPLANLRIHVSQDAAAGPTLSTLTLENKDGAHYTLDTGL, from the coding sequence ATGCTGCATTCCGTCGGCCGCACTGAATTCGACCATGCCGTGGTCATGGTGCGCGACCGGCTGGATGCGCTGGCCCCGCATTTCGAACGCCAGGGGTTCCACCTCAGCGACAAGGCGGTGCACAACCTGGGGTCGTGCAACCGGCTGATCGTGCTGGAAGGCACGTATGTCGAACTGCTGGGCTGGCCGCCCGGCGCGCCGCCCGCCCGCAAGGAAATCGCCGATTCGCCATTTGGGCTGGAAGCGCTGGTGTTCCGCACCTATGATGCCGAAGCCACTCGCGAGCGCCTGCTGGCCGCTGGGTTTGCCGTCAACCCGGTCCAGGAACTGAGCCGTCCCGCCATGCTGGACGGCCAGGAAGTCCAGGCCCGTTTCCATACCGTGCGCTTCGCCGAGCAGCCCTTGCCCGGCATCCGCATGTATTTCTGCCGCCATCTGACGCCCGAGTGCGTGTGGTCGCCTGAACTCATGGCGCACCCCAACGGCGCCCGCAGCCTGGTGCGCATCGATGCCCGGGCGCAGGATGCGCGCGCGGTCGCACAGCAGCTGGCGCTGGTGGCCGGCGTGGACGCCGAAGCCGCAAGCGGCGGCTGGGACGTGCCGCTGGCGAATCTGCGCATCCATGTGAGCCAGGATGCGGCGGCGGGACCCACGCTTTCGACGCTGACCCTGGAAAACAAGGACGGCGCCCACTACACGCTGGATACCGGCCTGTAA